From one Thunnus maccoyii chromosome 6, fThuMac1.1, whole genome shotgun sequence genomic stretch:
- the LOC121898996 gene encoding transmembrane protein 255B, giving the protein MTARIQGVAGQDKPVPKSRATETMMRVRRALWLVLGMLSLSLLLVVLGVYISTRTESLTVSGYTSGVILTLGSFLGLLGLRLEENRKQLLTAAIVFLSFGIISSFLCLVIDGVCIVLNLDMRPLKAGRCQYYSSGSSYIYENFYTSVSCWNVKESCSMTVRSGTCYCCDLYDCANGGYLSNYYEFVGVRSCEEVFTLYILIWTLTGLNLVAFFTGILTTAVLGSIKDLRSSSQASKPSESAASSPTAPLLMDANTHRAHQLHTGASVYFPPAEGTVASQSFPSSSTPHTESNPPPFAPPSSLLPYRIHSISA; this is encoded by the exons ATGACTGCGAGAATCCAGGGAGTGGCGGGCCAGGACAAACCAGTGCCAAAGAGCCGTGCAACAG AGACGATGATGAGGGTCAGGAGAGCTCTGTGGCTGGTACTGGGCATGCTCAGTCTGTCcctgctgctggtggtgctggGAGTCTACATATCGACCCGCACAGAGAGCCTGACTGTCTCTGGCTACACTTCTGGAGTTATT CTGACCCTTGGATCATTCCTGGGACTTCTGGGACTCCGCCTGGAAGAAAACCGCAAGCAGCTG CTGACTGCTGCGATAGTTTTCCTCAGCTTTGGGATCATCTCCTCTTTTCTGTGCCTGGTGATTGATGGTGTCTGTATTGTCTTAAACCTG GACATGCGGCCACTGAAAGCAGGAAGATGCCAGTATtacagcagtggcagcagctaCATTTATGAAAATTTCTACACCTCT GTGTCGTGTTGGAATGTAAAGGAGTCTTGCAGCATGACGGTACGAAGTGGCACCTGCTACTGCTGCGACCTGTACGACTGTGCCAA CGGAGGCTATCTCAGCAACTACTACGAGTTTGTTGGAGTGCGCAGCTGTGAGGAAGTTTTCACTCTGTACATTTTGATCTGGACCCTCACTGGACTGAACCTCGTGGCCTTTTTCACAGGCATACTGACCACAGCAGTACTTGGCAGCATCAAGGACTTG AGGAGTAGCAGCCAAGCGTCCAAGCCCTCTGAGAGTGCAGCATCCTCCCCCACAGCTCCTCTGCTGATGGacgccaacacacacagagcacaccaGCTCCACACA GGAGCCTCTGTGTATTTCCCCCCAGCAGAAGGGACAGTCGCCTCACAGAGTTTTCCCTCATCGTCGACTCCTCATACAGAATCCAACCCTCCTCCCTTCGCCCCGCCGTCCAGCCTGCTGCCTTACAGAATCCACAGCATCTCAGCCTGA